From Anopheles funestus chromosome 3RL, idAnoFuneDA-416_04, whole genome shotgun sequence, a single genomic window includes:
- the LOC125771983 gene encoding uncharacterized protein LOC125771983 isoform X1, with the protein MKNKVSINSIISIIEMNVKFYRLVGLAPFELNTNRVRLSKPFCCAVGGFVTLYWTAMVSSIATSNHANDRISRISNYFQLITNAIMLTAILLTPAFRLRNFAEVTRALRKLELDLQKNSIGSNFRRMARWNTGIILGTLGVLLLVTGFDCYVTVFRGSIRVDYWIITILPQFVNVIAVTQVILLLLYINGRFRMLNQLLEEEQYPAVGRSGYENSSRLNVARANDTKKMVLHVIEVHGCGMDGAALKHLQLAKVLYRYNDLYDICKMLDRYFGLLFLLTFTSIFIVTTIQLYYSYTILYWFTGENGFTIWSLMVCLNTISINLGVLLTIVLLCEKISNKTKHANDLLADLQLRGSRHLSSEEVIKLTIPFQAPNKVFKFSAMGFFQINCNMLCGVGYFDIGLLCNIANLVSLFPYADDWGNHDVFGNLHSILHLVRG; encoded by the exons ATGAAGAACAAAGTGTCCATCAACTCGATCATCTCGATTATTGAGATGAACGTAAAGTTCTATCGGTTGGTCGGTTTGGCACCGTTCGAACTTAACACGAATCGGGTACGGCTATCGAAACCATTCTGCTGTGCGGTTGGCGGGTTCGTAACACTTTACTGGACGGCGATGGTATCGTCGATCGCGACCAGCAATCATGCGAACGATCGGATCTCGCGCATCTCCAACTACTTTCAACTAATTACCAACGCGATCATGCTGACGGCGATCCTTCTCACGCCGGCATTTAGATTGCGCAATTTTGCCGAAGTTACTCGCGCTTTGCGTAAGCTGGAGCTTGATCTGCAGAAGAATTCCATCGGAAGTAACTTTCGCCGAATGGCACGGTGGAACACTGGGATCATTTTGGGAACGCTAGgtgtgttgctgctggtgaccGGGTTTGATTGTTACGTGACGGTATTTCGTGGATCTATCCGGGTGGATTATTGGATCATCACGATCCTGCCCCAGTTTGTAAACGTGATCGCCGTCACGCAGGTcattctgttgctgctgtacaTTAATGGACGGTTCCGGATGCTTAATCAACTGCTAGAGGAAGAACAATATCCAGCGGTGGGAAGGTCGGGATATGAGAACTCGAGCCGACTTAACGTGGCGAGGGCGAACGATACGAAAAAGATGGTCCTGCATGTGATCGAAGTACATGGTTGTGGGATGGATGGAGCAGCGCTGAAGCATCTGCAGCTTGCGAAGGTTCTGTATCGGTACAATGATCTGTACGACATCTGTAAAATGCTGGATCGTTACTTCGGCTTACTGTTTCTGCTGACATTCACGTCGATCTTCATTGTGACGACGATACAACTGTACTATAGCTATACCATACTTTACTGGTTTACGGGTGAGAATGGATTTACCATCTGGTCGCTGATGGTGTGCCTCAACACGATCTCGATCAATCTCGGAGTGCTGCTAACGATCGTACTGTTGTGTGAGAAGATTTCGAACAAAACCAAGCACGCGAACGATCTGTTGGCTGATTTGCAGCTGCGTGGTTCACGTCATCTATCTTCGGAG GAAGTCATTAAGCTGACGATACCATTTCAAGCACCGAACAAGGTGTTTAAGTTCTCAGCGATGGGATTTTTCCAGATTAATTGTAACATGCTATGTGGGGTAGGATATTTCGATATCGGTTTGTTGTGTAATATTGCTAACCTGGTGTCTCTTTTCCCGTACGCAGATGATTGGGGCAATCACGACGTATTTGGTAATCTACATTCAATTCTACATCTTGTACGCGGATGA
- the LOC125771983 gene encoding putative gustatory receptor 2a isoform X2, with amino-acid sequence MKNKVSINSIISIIEMNVKFYRLVGLAPFELNTNRVRLSKPFCCAVGGFVTLYWTAMVSSIATSNHANDRISRISNYFQLITNAIMLTAILLTPAFRLRNFAEVTRALRKLELDLQKNSIGSNFRRMARWNTGIILGTLGVLLLVTGFDCYVTVFRGSIRVDYWIITILPQFVNVIAVTQVILLLLYINGRFRMLNQLLEEEQYPAVGRSGYENSSRLNVARANDTKKMVLHVIEVHGCGMDGAALKHLQLAKVLYRYNDLYDICKMLDRYFGLLFLLTFTSIFIVTTIQLYYSYTILYWFTGENGFTIWSLMVCLNTISINLGVLLTIVLLCEKISNKTKHANDLLADLQLRGSRHLSSEEVIKLTIPFQAPNKVFKFSAMGFFQINCNMLCGMIGAITTYLVIYIQFYILYADEVKKSMFVSRFQI; translated from the exons ATGAAGAACAAAGTGTCCATCAACTCGATCATCTCGATTATTGAGATGAACGTAAAGTTCTATCGGTTGGTCGGTTTGGCACCGTTCGAACTTAACACGAATCGGGTACGGCTATCGAAACCATTCTGCTGTGCGGTTGGCGGGTTCGTAACACTTTACTGGACGGCGATGGTATCGTCGATCGCGACCAGCAATCATGCGAACGATCGGATCTCGCGCATCTCCAACTACTTTCAACTAATTACCAACGCGATCATGCTGACGGCGATCCTTCTCACGCCGGCATTTAGATTGCGCAATTTTGCCGAAGTTACTCGCGCTTTGCGTAAGCTGGAGCTTGATCTGCAGAAGAATTCCATCGGAAGTAACTTTCGCCGAATGGCACGGTGGAACACTGGGATCATTTTGGGAACGCTAGgtgtgttgctgctggtgaccGGGTTTGATTGTTACGTGACGGTATTTCGTGGATCTATCCGGGTGGATTATTGGATCATCACGATCCTGCCCCAGTTTGTAAACGTGATCGCCGTCACGCAGGTcattctgttgctgctgtacaTTAATGGACGGTTCCGGATGCTTAATCAACTGCTAGAGGAAGAACAATATCCAGCGGTGGGAAGGTCGGGATATGAGAACTCGAGCCGACTTAACGTGGCGAGGGCGAACGATACGAAAAAGATGGTCCTGCATGTGATCGAAGTACATGGTTGTGGGATGGATGGAGCAGCGCTGAAGCATCTGCAGCTTGCGAAGGTTCTGTATCGGTACAATGATCTGTACGACATCTGTAAAATGCTGGATCGTTACTTCGGCTTACTGTTTCTGCTGACATTCACGTCGATCTTCATTGTGACGACGATACAACTGTACTATAGCTATACCATACTTTACTGGTTTACGGGTGAGAATGGATTTACCATCTGGTCGCTGATGGTGTGCCTCAACACGATCTCGATCAATCTCGGAGTGCTGCTAACGATCGTACTGTTGTGTGAGAAGATTTCGAACAAAACCAAGCACGCGAACGATCTGTTGGCTGATTTGCAGCTGCGTGGTTCACGTCATCTATCTTCGGAG GAAGTCATTAAGCTGACGATACCATTTCAAGCACCGAACAAGGTGTTTAAGTTCTCAGCGATGGGATTTTTCCAGATTAATTGTAACATGCTATGTGGG ATGATTGGGGCAATCACGACGTATTTGGTAATCTACATTCAATTCTACATCTTGTACGCGGATGAGGTGAAAAAGTCAATGTTTGTGTCTCGTTTTCAGATTTGA